One Methanococcus voltae genomic region harbors:
- a CDS encoding flagellin, with product MASNVFSEIILFVSVLIITAAVSGILATSTHKISLGLEQRGDALSSQLTKDFEIINDPGYVLKNGTDTTMIYLKNTGKSPITFDKEVISVLVDGNPVEISNTYVDGDSSVRVLGSSKVGKLHITYNTSGYHRFKVVTSEGIARTFTGEIV from the coding sequence ATGGCTTCGAATGTATTTTCAGAAATCATTTTATTTGTTAGTGTTTTGATAATCACTGCAGCAGTATCTGGAATTCTTGCAACGAGCACTCATAAAATTTCATTAGGGTTAGAACAAAGAGGTGATGCTCTTTCGTCTCAACTTACGAAGGATTTTGAAATAATAAATGATCCTGGATATGTTCTCAAGAATGGAACAGATACTACAATGATATATCTAAAAAATACGGGTAAATCTCCTATAACTTTTGATAAAGAAGTTATAAGTGTATTAGTTGATGGAAATCCTGTAGAAATATCCAATACTTATGTTGACGGCGATAGCTCTGTTAGGGTGCTAGGTAGCTCTAAAGTTGGTAAGTTACACATAACCTACAACACAAGTGGTTACCATAGGTTTAAAGTTGTAACTAGTGAAGGTATTGCAAGAACTTTTACCGGAGAAATAGTTTAA
- the recJ gene encoding single-stranded-DNA-specific exonuclease RecJ, with the protein MEYLSNMQKAIDEILKHKNDNIIVYTHIDTDGLNSRVVLEETLSRQGIFPEYRFLRQIDYGTIGDIPFGDYDLVIFADLGSGQIDMIDTQIKSMNIKPPKIVIFDHHICQFTKMPEYITNVNPSQDGLNGSIELCGAGVCYLFARELDDNNKDLSKYALLGAIGDVQNLNGKLEGLNRKIILKDALELNLVSSSPDLQFYGKHTRPLFTSIKYFTDVRTDLTDNDSRIINFINHVNKKYDSEITNTNYIYQLTESQKRAVGSEFFKKCVRYVPKEWISYLPKVIFGESYELLNHESGTSFRSLEEYSTCINACSRYNEYEVPLEILKGNMSYESKMLKMLRKHKRNLAKSMDTIKNNVEVVQKDKFQYFEVSNNEIQGNIVGIIAGMSYSIEKVDWKKPIFAISELDEGYKISARCPKLLSFAEDINLAKAINYASEKVGGTGGGHKFACGAYIPDKKDFVKYLVEKV; encoded by the coding sequence ATGGAATATTTATCAAATATGCAAAAAGCAATCGACGAAATCTTAAAACATAAAAACGACAATATTATTGTTTATACGCACATTGATACCGATGGGCTTAATTCACGCGTTGTATTGGAAGAAACATTATCCCGACAGGGTATTTTTCCAGAATATAGATTTTTAAGGCAAATTGATTATGGAACCATAGGAGATATTCCTTTTGGCGATTATGATTTAGTTATATTTGCAGATTTAGGAAGTGGTCAAATCGATATGATTGATACACAAATAAAATCTATGAATATAAAACCTCCGAAAATAGTGATTTTTGACCATCACATTTGTCAATTTACAAAAATGCCAGAATATATAACGAACGTTAACCCCTCACAGGATGGATTAAACGGTAGTATAGAACTTTGTGGTGCGGGCGTTTGTTATTTATTTGCGCGTGAATTAGACGATAATAATAAAGATTTATCCAAATATGCACTACTTGGCGCCATAGGTGACGTACAAAATTTAAACGGTAAATTAGAAGGATTAAATAGAAAAATAATATTAAAGGATGCTTTAGAGTTGAATTTAGTATCTAGTTCACCCGATTTACAATTCTATGGAAAACACACACGACCACTATTTACTTCAATAAAATATTTTACAGACGTAAGAACTGATTTAACAGATAATGACTCTAGGATTATAAATTTTATAAACCATGTTAATAAAAAATATGATTCAGAAATAACAAATACGAATTACATTTATCAATTGACAGAATCGCAAAAGAGAGCCGTTGGTTCTGAATTTTTTAAAAAATGCGTAAGGTATGTACCAAAAGAATGGATATCATATCTTCCAAAGGTAATATTTGGAGAAAGTTACGAACTTTTAAATCATGAATCAGGTACTAGCTTTAGAAGTTTAGAAGAATATTCGACATGTATAAATGCCTGCTCTCGGTATAACGAATATGAAGTACCCCTTGAAATATTAAAAGGCAATATGAGTTACGAATCTAAAATGCTTAAAATGTTAAGAAAGCACAAAAGAAATCTTGCAAAATCAATGGATACTATTAAAAATAACGTAGAAGTAGTTCAAAAAGATAAATTCCAGTATTTTGAGGTATCAAATAATGAAATACAAGGTAATATCGTAGGTATCATTGCTGGTATGTCATATTCTATAGAAAAAGTGGATTGGAAAAAGCCAATTTTCGCAATATCTGAACTTGATGAAGGTTATAAGATATCTGCAAGATGTCCTAAGCTATTATCCTTTGCTGAAGATATTAATTTAGCAAAAGCAATAAATTATGCCTCTGAAAAAGTAGGCGGTACTGGAGGAGGTCACAAATTTGCTTGTGGGGCATATATACCAGATAAAAAAGATTTTGTGAAATATTTGGTTGAAAAAGTATAA
- the glmS gene encoding glutamine--fructose-6-phosphate transaminase (isomerizing), translating to MCGIIGYIGFRNASEILLEGLKRLEYRGYDSCGIGIINLVDSNNILVKKNIGKVKEVSESENFEEFCSNTGIGHSRWATHGGITKENSHPHTDCKNEICVVHNGIISNYKDLKSKLIKKDHIFKSETDTEVIPHLIEEELNELKELIKLKKDTPNYNYSKEEYIDCVKKAFAKIEGTYAVVIINKNFPDTLIGLRNESPMVVGFGKDNLEYFIGSDVSAFLKYTNKALPLEDGDMIIIDKINENKENNKEHNSYNFEVFNLKNNCLKVDISKNILNLDWDIENAEKKGYEHFMLKEIMEEPEIIKNSMKISQEEIQKLANLIDDCDKIYIIAMGTSLHAGMIAEYWFSKLGKLVIPCDSSEFLIKGIIDEKTLVVGITQSGETYDTIKAIKYAKSKGAKTASLVNVIGSTATRESDVTIMIGSGLEISVCATKTFMSQLVILYRLFIEYGKLTNKDMSVYEQELKKIPEYISKTIAHKEVIKRISENLTASNYLFISKGINLANAYEGALKFKEITYLHAEGMSSGFLKHGTISLIDENMDTLALIPPTKSPLLNSVLANVEEIKARGGKVIAVGPEKVDIEADTLIEVPDLIEEVSPFVYAPACQLLAYYKALAMGRDVDKPRGLAKSVTVE from the coding sequence ATGTGTGGTATAATTGGATACATCGGGTTTAGAAATGCTTCGGAAATACTATTAGAAGGTCTAAAAAGACTAGAGTATAGAGGATATGATAGTTGCGGTATTGGAATTATAAACCTCGTAGATTCTAACAATATTTTAGTTAAAAAAAATATAGGTAAAGTTAAAGAAGTTTCAGAATCGGAAAATTTTGAAGAATTCTGCTCAAATACTGGTATAGGCCATAGTAGGTGGGCAACTCATGGTGGGATTACTAAAGAAAATTCACACCCCCATACGGACTGTAAAAATGAAATTTGTGTTGTTCACAATGGAATTATATCAAATTATAAAGATTTAAAGTCCAAACTAATAAAAAAAGACCATATTTTTAAATCTGAAACTGATACGGAAGTTATACCTCACCTAATAGAAGAAGAATTAAATGAATTAAAAGAATTGATAAAATTAAAAAAAGATACGCCGAATTATAATTATTCAAAAGAAGAATACATTGATTGCGTAAAAAAAGCATTTGCGAAAATTGAAGGAACCTATGCAGTTGTTATAATCAATAAAAACTTCCCTGACACTTTGATTGGACTCAGAAACGAAAGCCCTATGGTTGTTGGATTTGGAAAGGATAATTTAGAATACTTTATTGGTAGCGATGTTTCAGCATTTTTAAAGTATACAAACAAAGCACTACCTTTAGAAGACGGGGACATGATAATCATTGATAAAATTAATGAAAATAAGGAAAATAATAAAGAACATAATTCATACAACTTTGAAGTCTTTAATTTAAAAAATAATTGCTTAAAAGTAGATATTTCAAAAAATATATTAAATTTAGACTGGGATATTGAAAATGCTGAGAAAAAAGGCTACGAACATTTTATGTTAAAAGAAATAATGGAAGAGCCAGAAATCATTAAAAATTCTATGAAAATATCTCAAGAAGAAATTCAAAAACTTGCAAATTTAATAGATGATTGTGATAAAATATACATCATAGCAATGGGTACATCACTACATGCGGGAATGATTGCAGAATATTGGTTCTCAAAGTTAGGGAAACTTGTAATTCCTTGTGATTCATCCGAATTTTTAATAAAAGGTATTATAGATGAAAAAACTTTAGTTGTAGGAATCACCCAAAGTGGTGAAACGTATGATACCATCAAAGCGATTAAATACGCTAAGAGTAAAGGTGCTAAAACTGCTTCATTAGTTAATGTTATAGGAAGTACTGCAACAAGAGAATCTGATGTAACAATTATGATAGGTTCAGGCTTGGAAATATCCGTATGTGCCACCAAAACGTTTATGTCTCAATTAGTAATTCTTTACAGATTATTTATCGAATATGGTAAACTAACGAATAAAGATATGAGCGTATACGAGCAAGAATTAAAGAAAATACCAGAATACATCTCAAAAACCATAGCCCATAAAGAGGTAATAAAAAGAATTTCTGAAAATTTAACTGCTTCAAATTATTTATTTATTTCTAAAGGGATTAACTTAGCAAATGCTTACGAAGGGGCGTTGAAATTTAAAGAAATAACCTATTTACACGCAGAAGGTATGAGTAGTGGATTTTTGAAACACGGTACAATATCATTAATAGATGAAAATATGGATACTTTGGCATTGATTCCACCTACGAAATCACCGTTGTTAAATTCGGTACTTGCAAATGTAGAGGAAATAAAAGCCCGTGGTGGTAAAGTAATAGCAGTAGGTCCTGAAAAAGTAGATATAGAAGCGGATACGTTGATTGAAGTTCCAGATTTAATTGAAGAAGTAAGTCCTTTCGTGTATGCGCCTGCCTGCCAATTGTTAGCATATTATAAAGCCTTAGCAATGGGTAGAGATGTTGACAAACCACGTGGTCTTGCAAAAAGTGTAACTGTGGAATAA
- a CDS encoding ATPase domain-containing protein, whose amino-acid sequence MKYAKIELERDDVHKRFGGGIPYGSIIHIEGEESSGKSILSQRLSYGFLQNSYSLSYISTQSTTTEFVKQMTSLKYMINKKLLNGNLLYIPVYPLISDNTQKDDFIKKSMTTRAFYEKDIIIFDSLSTLISNDASEVQVGDLMSFLKRIASMNKIIVYTINPKELSDQVVTMLRTAATMVIKTETFSFGGNLKNSAKIVKYNMAAGPFQKVMVFRVDPGLGIAVEISSVA is encoded by the coding sequence ATGAAATATGCTAAAATAGAGCTTGAAAGAGACGATGTCCATAAGCGTTTTGGGGGAGGTATCCCTTATGGTAGTATTATACACATAGAAGGCGAGGAATCTTCTGGTAAATCCATACTTTCCCAAAGGCTTAGCTACGGCTTTTTACAAAATTCATATTCATTATCTTATATTTCTACACAATCGACCACCACAGAATTTGTTAAACAAATGACTTCTTTGAAATATATGATAAACAAGAAATTATTAAATGGTAATTTATTATATATTCCTGTTTATCCTTTAATTTCAGATAATACTCAAAAGGATGATTTTATAAAAAAATCAATGACCACAAGAGCATTTTATGAAAAAGATATTATTATTTTTGATTCTCTTTCCACATTAATATCTAATGACGCAAGCGAAGTCCAAGTAGGCGATTTAATGTCTTTTTTAAAGAGGATAGCGTCAATGAATAAGATTATTGTATATACAATAAATCCAAAAGAACTTTCCGACCAAGTAGTGACAATGTTGAGAACTGCTGCTACAATGGTTATAAAAACTGAAACATTCTCTTTCGGTGGCAATCTTAAAAATTCTGCCAAAATAGTAAAATATAACATGGCTGCAGGACCATTCCAAAAAGTAATGGTATTTAGAGTTGACCCAGGACTTGGAATTGCAGTAGAGATATCCTCAGTGGCATAA
- a CDS encoding class III signal peptide-containing protein codes for MKKLKSTKGQISMEVGILIAAAVAVAAVAGYFYLTNVKNVSGDVGNTASGVIDEFTDAANNAGANNTTA; via the coding sequence ATGAAAAAGTTAAAATCAACAAAAGGGCAAATTTCAATGGAAGTAGGTATTTTAATTGCTGCGGCAGTTGCTGTAGCAGCAGTTGCAGGATACTTCTACTTAACAAACGTAAAGAACGTATCTGGCGATGTTGGTAACACTGCTAGTGGCGTTATAGATGAATTTACAGACGCTGCTAATAATGCAGGTGCCAACAATACCACTGCATAA
- the flaJ gene encoding archaellar assembly protein FlaJ, with amino-acid sequence MILDILPRVGLKPKDYFLKFVLPAVVASLFMVVLGFVYFEGITRLLVLALPLLLLGGALGYPYIELDSQKQKINERLHVYITKFGVLSITDLDNKALLELLSVEKEELGQLAEESRKIYVLVKRWNQSLAESCRFLANRTPSSQFGDFLDRMAYSIDSGQELKEFLAGEQDIVMDEYAGFYERALYSLDNFKEMYVSAITSVSFFVTFAIIAPFLLPYDFVTMVTVAIFIFMIIEVILIYSIKNKLPYDRLWHTGEKPTAIDRKLRKWLITSVGLTIFASIALFWGKYIYEAPQLLNIPYELIFSIAMTPLMLGGYMAQREESLVIRKENNFPDFLRSLGDSVSAKGGGTLESLGYLCTNDFGPLTKDLVALHRRLSIRINGQKSWKYFGHDTCSYLIQLFSEMYERCTYLGGNSGQASHIIGKNFRKILRLRRSKYQNVNQFAGVMYGLSGGMALTLFASYGVASMVNGLYSSLDIPDTMLSMVHVVAPSDFGFISYMMYGTLIIYALCSSYLIKLMDGGHYQVSLLHFSTMVWISSIVAVVTEMVTNSLLKATIPV; translated from the coding sequence ATGATTTTAGATATACTACCAAGAGTAGGATTAAAGCCAAAGGATTATTTCTTAAAATTTGTACTTCCTGCAGTAGTGGCCTCATTATTTATGGTAGTTTTGGGCTTCGTATATTTTGAGGGAATTACAAGGCTTTTGGTTTTAGCATTACCCCTACTTCTTTTGGGCGGGGCTTTAGGATATCCCTACATTGAACTAGATTCCCAGAAGCAAAAAATAAATGAAAGATTGCATGTGTATATTACTAAATTTGGAGTATTGTCCATAACTGATTTAGATAATAAAGCACTCTTAGAATTACTGTCTGTAGAAAAAGAAGAATTGGGTCAACTTGCAGAGGAATCACGTAAGATATACGTGTTAGTTAAACGATGGAATCAATCATTGGCAGAATCTTGTAGATTTTTAGCAAATAGGACTCCAAGTAGCCAATTTGGTGATTTTTTAGACAGAATGGCTTATTCTATAGATAGCGGTCAGGAGTTAAAAGAATTTTTAGCAGGAGAGCAAGATATCGTAATGGACGAATATGCAGGGTTTTATGAAAGGGCTTTGTACTCATTAGATAACTTTAAAGAGATGTATGTAAGCGCTATAACCTCAGTATCGTTCTTTGTAACATTTGCAATTATTGCACCGTTTTTGTTACCTTATGATTTTGTAACAATGGTTACTGTTGCAATTTTTATATTTATGATAATTGAAGTAATTTTAATATATAGCATAAAAAATAAATTACCTTACGATAGATTGTGGCATACTGGCGAAAAGCCGACTGCCATAGATAGAAAATTAAGAAAATGGCTCATAACTTCAGTAGGTTTAACAATATTCGCTTCAATCGCACTGTTCTGGGGAAAATATATTTATGAGGCACCTCAGCTATTAAACATACCTTATGAATTAATATTTTCAATAGCTATGACTCCGTTAATGTTGGGCGGTTACATGGCACAACGTGAAGAATCGCTGGTTATTCGTAAGGAAAACAACTTCCCTGACTTTTTAAGATCTTTGGGAGATTCAGTAAGTGCAAAAGGTGGAGGTACTCTAGAATCTTTAGGTTACTTATGTACTAATGACTTTGGGCCACTTACTAAGGACCTAGTTGCATTGCATAGAAGACTGTCCATAAGAATAAACGGTCAAAAATCATGGAAATACTTTGGGCACGATACTTGTAGTTACTTGATACAGCTCTTTTCTGAGATGTACGAGAGATGTACTTACTTAGGTGGTAACTCAGGTCAGGCATCCCATATCATAGGTAAAAACTTCCGTAAAATTTTAAGATTAAGACGTTCTAAATATCAGAATGTAAATCAGTTTGCAGGAGTTATGTATGGTCTTTCAGGCGGTATGGCGTTAACTTTGTTTGCATCTTATGGGGTTGCTTCAATGGTTAATGGATTATACTCTAGCTTAGATATTCCAGATACAATGCTAAGTATGGTACACGTAGTAGCACCTTCGGACTTTGGATTTATTTCCTATATGATGTATGGAACTTTAATAATATACGCGTTATGTTCGTCTTATCTTATAAAATTAATGGATGGTGGACATTATCAAGTTTCACTACTTCACTTTAGTACTATGGTTTGGATATCTTCTATAGTGGCAGTAGTAACTGAAATGGTAACAAACAGCTTATTAAAAGCTACAATACCAGTTTAA
- a CDS encoding metallophosphoesterase — protein MRIIGLTDLHNRIINFSKILKLKPDLILISGDIVKTNDYRILNVLKEVSKKSPIFTICGNWDCQLSSKLMTDYGINIDGRLVNFKGVNVVGLGGSTYTPFNTPNEYSEEQIYSNFLNTLHNSKLNNLKMNNFENLKRNFILLSHMPPKYTMADLTEVGYLGSSSIRKIIEEYQPFLCACGHIHQNKVIDKIGNTLIVNPSYNGFYIYDTISKDLELYDLY, from the coding sequence ATGAGAATTATCGGATTAACTGATTTGCATAATCGTATTATAAACTTTTCAAAAATTTTAAAGTTAAAACCCGACTTAATATTAATTTCTGGAGACATAGTTAAAACTAACGATTATAGAATTTTAAATGTATTGAAAGAAGTAAGTAAAAAAAGTCCCATATTTACGATTTGTGGTAATTGGGATTGTCAATTATCTTCCAAACTTATGACAGACTATGGAATAAATATTGATGGAAGGTTAGTTAATTTTAAGGGTGTAAATGTTGTTGGATTAGGTGGTAGCACATATACGCCATTTAATACGCCCAATGAATACTCAGAAGAACAAATATACTCTAATTTTTTAAATACATTGCATAATAGTAAACTTAACAATTTAAAAATGAATAATTTTGAAAATTTAAAAAGGAATTTCATATTGCTTTCGCATATGCCTCCAAAATATACGATGGCTGATTTAACAGAAGTTGGTTATCTTGGTAGTTCCAGTATACGAAAAATTATTGAGGAATATCAACCATTCCTATGTGCTTGTGGACATATCCATCAGAATAAAGTTATTGATAAAATAGGGAATACATTGATAGTTAATCCTTCGTATAATGGCTTTTATATATACGATACAATTTCAAAAGATTTAGAATTGTATGATTTATATTAA
- a CDS encoding phosphoadenosine phosphosulfate reductase family protein has translation MNKRFGSVLNISRKVSETRGSSRKWEKEDKKSADEKGEYKKNNKFEKNNKSKPKSNLFDLEDYVDKSKKSDNPKNKGKTSPKFKGKNPNKNGDAKNNKNNKNIKKDGKNKSYIDNSNIEPRESLQKKLNLKTNLESWYPEFYYKQDAKFASPHELNILSKLTNIDFKDNVVILERLSGMDYRKRVIYGKKQLGILEYDLKELIWQFVPNPEYYMYLNKYNIELKPSKMRLKGKWIKEEYLVEEKDNLKAYNTIVNAPENDLDSQVKDVGIKMGNFAGHGVKSGDRIKLKDLSKISDFEEEKLSEYLEKRSKYVEILKNNSLKILKHMIEKYKKKGYVINASFSGGKDSSVSTLLAKEVMPDIEVISIDTGLEYPETIEYIKKFSKKYDLNMDIIDGDNFWEDILRNGVPTKDNRWCNSSCKLNPLRSYLKKKYPGKKILTIDGSRQFESFTRSNLDYERNSSFIDFQTTAFPILDWNALDIWTYIYKNDIPYNPLYDEGFERIGCYLCPSALNSEFNRVKELHPDYYKRWSKYLSKRYSKDEIDRGFWRWDELPPKMKELKKEMDN, from the coding sequence ATGAACAAAAGATTTGGTAGTGTATTAAATATATCCAGAAAAGTTTCTGAAACGCGCGGTTCTTCAAGAAAATGGGAAAAAGAAGATAAAAAATCAGCGGATGAAAAAGGAGAATATAAAAAGAATAATAAATTTGAAAAAAATAATAAATCAAAGCCGAAAAGCAATCTTTTTGATTTGGAAGATTATGTTGATAAATCCAAAAAGAGCGACAATCCAAAAAATAAAGGTAAAACATCCCCTAAATTTAAAGGTAAAAATCCGAATAAAAATGGGGATGCTAAAAATAATAAAAATAATAAGAATATTAAAAAAGATGGTAAAAATAAAAGCTATATTGATAATAGTAATATTGAACCAAGAGAATCGTTACAAAAGAAGTTAAATTTAAAAACTAATTTAGAAAGTTGGTACCCTGAATTTTACTACAAACAAGATGCAAAATTCGCGTCACCTCATGAATTAAATATACTATCTAAGCTCACCAACATAGATTTTAAGGACAATGTAGTCATATTGGAACGATTAAGTGGTATGGACTATAGAAAAAGAGTAATCTATGGTAAAAAACAGCTTGGAATTTTAGAATATGATTTAAAAGAATTAATCTGGCAATTTGTACCTAATCCAGAGTATTATATGTATCTCAACAAGTACAATATAGAATTAAAGCCAAGTAAAATGAGATTGAAAGGAAAATGGATAAAAGAAGAATACTTAGTGGAAGAGAAAGATAATTTAAAAGCCTATAACACCATTGTAAATGCTCCTGAAAATGATTTGGACTCACAAGTCAAAGATGTGGGCATAAAAATGGGTAATTTTGCAGGTCACGGTGTTAAATCAGGCGATAGGATAAAATTAAAAGATTTATCAAAAATATCTGATTTTGAAGAAGAAAAATTAAGTGAATATCTTGAAAAACGTTCAAAATATGTTGAAATATTGAAAAATAATTCATTGAAAATATTAAAACATATGATTGAAAAATATAAGAAAAAAGGATATGTCATAAATGCCTCATTCAGTGGTGGAAAAGATAGTTCGGTATCTACACTATTGGCTAAAGAAGTAATGCCCGATATCGAAGTAATTTCAATAGATACCGGTTTAGAATACCCTGAAACTATAGAATATATTAAAAAATTCTCAAAAAAATATGATTTAAATATGGACATAATCGATGGAGATAATTTCTGGGAGGACATATTAAGAAATGGGGTACCTACCAAAGATAATCGTTGGTGCAATAGCTCTTGTAAGTTAAATCCATTGAGAAGTTACTTAAAAAAGAAGTATCCGGGTAAAAAAATATTGACAATAGATGGGTCTAGACAGTTTGAAAGTTTTACTCGTTCAAATCTAGATTATGAGAGAAATAGTAGCTTTATAGACTTCCAAACTACTGCATTCCCAATTTTAGACTGGAATGCTTTAGATATTTGGACATACATCTATAAAAATGACATACCGTACAACCCACTTTATGATGAAGGATTCGAGAGAATTGGTTGTTACTTATGCCCTTCAGCATTAAACAGCGAGTTTAATAGGGTTAAAGAATTACATCCTGATTACTATAAACGTTGGAGCAAATATTTGTCCAAAAGATATAGTAAAGATGAAATAGACCGTGGATTTTGGAGATGGGATGAATTACCACCCAAAATGAAAGAATTAAAAAAAGAAATGGATAATTAA
- a CDS encoding type II/IV secretion system ATPase subunit, translated as MADDFNTAQKKNPHLKRYVDRFKKTYMKVPDYITDIGGLGDLKGIKYPNVIYPIGDPLFIHVYGSPNQRTRYIAIEPKLDTATERAKYFEILDKILEYAPYSEIPESDDEFSKVLIDIFDTVTKVDKNANNPNKKSKFGLVDKLKNSNSIAITKVQRDKFVYLLRRDLIGIGNLEPIKRDPTIEDIHVIGPKNTQLVHKTFDMLPTNIVWEDDGDMSNYLKNLCERMGRPVSDATPIVDGSMPDGSRINILYSNDVSLKGPSFTIRKFSDTPTSITQIISWGTMSPEIAAYLWLCLEYGMSIFVCGETASGKTTTLNAIMPFIKPKSKVFSCEDTAEVKPPNPVWQQLLTRERGPEESRVTLFDLLRAALRSRPNYIIVGEIRSVEGAVAFQAMQTGHPVLSTFHAANVRKMIQRLTGDPINIPQTFMDNLNIALFQLAVYTRGRFLRRVVAVEEIEGYYKEVDGVITRGVFEWDPQKDIHNFTGLNNSYILEDKIATVAGYEDPREIYDELNLRVRILEEMIAREIYDYHDVLDIIWKFYENGLEGLPFPI; from the coding sequence ATGGCTGATGATTTTAACACTGCACAAAAGAAAAACCCCCATTTAAAAAGATACGTTGATAGATTTAAGAAAACATACATGAAAGTCCCAGATTATATTACCGATATTGGAGGTTTGGGCGATTTAAAAGGTATTAAGTATCCAAATGTTATTTATCCAATTGGTGACCCCTTATTCATCCATGTTTATGGCTCACCTAATCAAAGAACAAGATATATTGCAATAGAACCTAAATTGGATACTGCTACAGAAAGGGCAAAATATTTTGAAATTTTGGATAAAATTTTAGAATATGCACCTTATAGTGAAATTCCTGAAAGTGATGATGAATTTTCAAAAGTTTTAATTGACATTTTTGATACTGTAACAAAAGTTGATAAAAATGCAAATAATCCTAATAAAAAATCTAAATTTGGATTAGTGGATAAATTAAAAAATTCAAATTCGATTGCAATAACAAAAGTTCAAAGGGATAAGTTTGTTTACCTTTTAAGACGTGATTTAATTGGTATTGGTAACTTAGAACCTATTAAAAGAGACCCTACAATTGAGGATATTCACGTTATCGGTCCAAAGAATACGCAACTTGTCCACAAAACTTTCGATATGTTACCTACGAACATCGTATGGGAAGACGATGGAGACATGTCAAATTACTTAAAGAACTTATGTGAAAGGATGGGTAGGCCAGTATCTGATGCTACGCCAATTGTAGATGGTTCAATGCCTGATGGTTCAAGGATTAACATCCTATACTCTAATGACGTTTCTTTAAAAGGTCCTTCTTTTACAATAAGGAAATTCTCCGATACTCCTACAAGTATAACCCAAATTATCAGCTGGGGTACTATGTCTCCAGAGATTGCAGCTTATTTGTGGTTATGTCTTGAATATGGTATGAGTATTTTCGTATGTGGTGAGACAGCTTCTGGTAAAACTACGACATTAAATGCCATAATGCCATTTATAAAGCCTAAATCTAAGGTATTTTCCTGCGAGGATACTGCAGAGGTTAAACCCCCTAACCCAGTATGGCAGCAGTTACTTACAAGAGAAAGAGGCCCTGAAGAAAGTAGGGTTACTTTATTTGACTTGTTAAGAGCTGCACTAAGATCAAGACCAAATTACATCATTGTAGGTGAAATTAGGTCCGTAGAAGGGGCAGTTGCTTTCCAAGCTATGCAGACAGGTCACCCTGTACTTTCTACATTCCACGCTGCGAACGTAAGGAAAATGATTCAAAGGCTTACTGGGGACCCTATTAATATTCCTCAAACATTCATGGATAACTTGAATATCGCATTATTCCAGTTAGCTGTTTATACACGAGGTAGATTTTTAAGGCGTGTAGTAGCTGTTGAAGAGATAGAAGGGTACTATAAGGAAGTTGACGGTGTTATCACAAGAGGTGTTTTCGAATGGGACCCTCAAAAAGATATTCATAACTTTACCGGTTTAAACAACAGTTACATTTTAGAGGATAAAATTGCAACTGTGGCTGGTTATGAAGACCCAAGAGAAATTTATGATGAATTAAACCTTAGGGTTAGAATTCTTGAAGAGATGATTGCAAGAGAAATTTACGATTATCACGATGTATTAGATATAATTTGGAAATTTTATGAAAATGGATTGGAGGGATTACCTTTCCCAATATAA